The Mesorhizobium koreense genome includes a window with the following:
- the gatC gene encoding Asp-tRNA(Asn)/Glu-tRNA(Gln) amidotransferase subunit GatC, with product MSVTIDTVKRVAKLARIAVDDEDAERMTGELNAILGFVEQLNEVDVSGVEPMTSVIPMELKERQDIVTDGNKAGDIVANAPATEENFFLVPKVVE from the coding sequence ATGTCGGTCACCATCGATACCGTGAAGCGCGTGGCGAAACTTGCCCGCATCGCCGTCGACGACGAGGACGCCGAGCGCATGACGGGCGAGCTCAACGCCATCCTCGGCTTCGTCGAGCAATTGAACGAGGTCGACGTCTCCGGAGTGGAGCCGATGACTTCCGTCATCCCCATGGAGTTGAAGGAGCGGCAGGATATCGTGACGGACGGCAACAAGGCCGGCGACATCGTCGCCAACGCGCCGGCGACGGAGGAGAATTTCTTCCTTGTGCCGAAGGTCGTTGAATAG